From a region of the Pseudoclavibacter endophyticus genome:
- a CDS encoding helix-turn-helix transcriptional regulator, giving the protein MSSTDAQNADDPEARTVIDSPSARHVSGIGSGRAVAQGDRATWARGHRACVDDLVRRRDWRGLRSYVAENWIAIWFSYPLGELPHVLEDVPHRALLDSTGGAALLVLALQREAAGMTAMRKLPPLVRAAANAVGNRSVGSVRTSFRRFRPLLAVLGKLQRENSRVQASNYPILLLQAGLSAVYAGEFRTADLWLAQAGQFASPDQAPFHRRDVAATRALLNAAFGRPAVAEAQLGLARQEPRTDSWVEQGVDAVIEVTSVALQMQRHDWTPPEDLLALPWWNLQPHWPAAVWVVSVGLLARGENERLDRLLSQLELSGLESPEQSGLFDSIFPTVRTLLSAAEGRTASPEIRDRLASHDDPLARLAQSADAVVRNRRDEALALASPSERAIDDTLTLGVKESIQASALVEAKRMGEAIDLLDETLARREAARALAPLFVPRNVAETIAAEPRLAHHADRVIAIGAREPVVDLTARERELFRLLLGDKNLRQIAAELGRTENTLKTHRRHLYRKLGVSSRDELRSRALRGSELWSGDGE; this is encoded by the coding sequence CGTCGACGATCTCGTTCGACGCCGAGATTGGAGGGGACTGCGCTCGTATGTCGCGGAGAACTGGATCGCGATCTGGTTCTCGTATCCGCTCGGTGAACTCCCCCACGTCTTGGAGGACGTGCCCCACCGGGCGCTGCTGGATTCGACGGGTGGTGCGGCGCTGCTCGTGCTCGCGCTTCAGCGAGAAGCAGCCGGCATGACCGCAATGCGCAAGCTCCCTCCTCTGGTCCGAGCGGCTGCCAACGCCGTCGGAAACCGGTCCGTGGGCAGCGTCAGAACGTCGTTCCGGCGATTTCGCCCGCTCCTCGCGGTGTTGGGGAAGCTGCAGCGCGAGAACTCGCGCGTTCAGGCCTCGAACTACCCCATACTGCTCCTCCAGGCGGGACTGTCGGCGGTCTACGCCGGCGAGTTCCGCACGGCGGATCTCTGGCTCGCGCAGGCGGGACAGTTCGCGTCGCCCGATCAGGCGCCGTTCCACCGCCGAGACGTGGCCGCGACCCGAGCACTGCTGAATGCCGCCTTCGGCAGACCCGCCGTCGCCGAAGCGCAGCTTGGTCTCGCGCGCCAGGAGCCACGGACCGATAGCTGGGTCGAGCAGGGCGTCGACGCTGTCATCGAAGTCACCTCCGTCGCGCTCCAAATGCAACGCCATGATTGGACACCGCCGGAGGATCTGCTCGCGCTGCCGTGGTGGAACCTCCAGCCGCACTGGCCCGCAGCCGTGTGGGTGGTGTCGGTGGGCCTGCTCGCTCGCGGAGAGAACGAGCGCCTCGATCGGCTGCTGTCGCAGCTCGAGCTGTCGGGCCTCGAATCCCCGGAGCAGTCCGGCCTCTTCGACAGCATCTTCCCCACCGTCCGGACACTTCTGTCCGCCGCCGAGGGTCGTACTGCGTCGCCCGAGATCCGTGATCGGCTCGCATCGCACGATGATCCGCTCGCCAGGCTCGCCCAATCGGCCGACGCGGTCGTCAGGAACCGGCGTGACGAAGCGCTCGCGCTGGCGAGTCCCTCCGAGCGAGCGATCGATGACACGTTGACGCTCGGCGTCAAAGAGAGCATCCAGGCATCAGCGCTTGTCGAGGCCAAGCGCATGGGTGAGGCGATCGACCTGTTGGACGAAACGCTCGCGCGCCGAGAGGCAGCGCGTGCGCTTGCTCCCCTCTTCGTGCCCCGCAACGTCGCCGAGACCATCGCCGCCGAACCGCGGCTCGCTCACCACGCCGACCGCGTGATCGCCATCGGCGCGCGGGAACCGGTCGTCGATCTCACCGCGCGCGAGCGCGAGCTGTTCCGCCTGCTGCTCGGCGACAAGAACCTGCGCCAGATCGCCGCCGAGCTGGGGCGCACCGAAAACACGCTGAAAACGCATCGGCGCCACCTGTACCGCAAGCTGGGAGTGAGTAGCCGCGACGAGCTGCGGTCACGCGCGCTGCGAGGATCTGAGCTCTGGAGTGGCGACGGCGAGTGA